The Oncorhynchus tshawytscha isolate Ot180627B linkage group LG20, Otsh_v2.0, whole genome shotgun sequence genome has a window encoding:
- the LOC121840167 gene encoding putative protein FAM47C yields MDFAKHKVIAPDMCDSDYCKFYVPVKSATDREPISLLSASPIEPEISLLSVSPIEPEISLLSVSPIEPEISLLSASPIEPEISLLSVSPIEPEISLLSVSPIEPEISLLSASTIEPEISLLSVSPIEPDISLLSVSTIEPEISLLSVSTIEPEISLLSVSPIEPEISLLSVSTIEPEISLLSVSTIDPEISLLSVSPIEPEISLLSVSPIEPEISLLSVSTIDPEISLLSVSPIEPEISLLSVSPIEPEISLLSVSPIEPEISLLSVRTIEPEISLLSVSPIEPEISLLSVSPIEPEISLLSVSPIEPEISLLSVSPIEPEISLLSVSPIEPEISLLSVSPIEPEISLLSVSPIEPEISLLSVSPIEPEISLLSVSPIEPEISLLSVSPIEPEISLLSVSPIEPEISLLSVSPIEPEISLLSVSPIEPEISLLSVSPIEPEISLLSVSTIEPEISLLSASPIEPEISLLSVSTIEPEISLLSVSPIEPEISLLSASPIEPEISLLSVSPIEPEISLLSVSPIEPEISLLSVSPIEPEISLLSVSTIEPEISLLSASPIEPEISLLSVSPIEPEISLLSVSTIEPEISLLSVSTIEPEISLLSVSTIEPEISLLSVSTIEPEISLLSVSTIEPEISLLSVSTIEPEISLLSVSTIEPEISLLSVSPIDPEISLLSVSPIEPEISLLSVSPIEPEISLLSVSPIEPEIRLLSVSPIEPEICLLSVSPIEPEISLLSVSPIEPEISLLSVRPIEPEISLLSVSPIEPEISLLSVSTIEPEISLLSVSPIEPEISLLSVSPIEPEISLLSVSPIEPEISLLSVSPIEPEISLLSVSTIEPEISLLSVSTIEPEISLLSVSPIEPEISLLSR; encoded by the exons CCACAGACAGAGAACCAATCAGCCTGTTGTCAGCCAGTCCTATAGAGCCAGAGATCAGCCTGTTGTCAGTCAGTCCTATAGAGCCAGAGATCAGCCTGTTGTCAGTCAGTCCTATAGAGCCAGAGATCAGCCTGTTGTCAGCCAGTCCTATAGAGCCAGAGATCAGCCTGTTGTCAGTCAGTCCTATAGAGCCAGAGATCAGCCTGTTGTCAGTCAGTCCTATAGAGCCAGAGATCAGCCTGTTGTCAGCCAGTACTATAGAGCCAGAGATCAGCCTGTTGTCAGTCAGTCCTATAGAGCCAGATATCAGCCTGTTGTCAGTCAGTACTATAGAGCCAGAGATCAGCCTGTTGTCAGTCAGTACTATAGAGCCAGAGATCAGCCTGTTGTCAGTCAGTCCTATAGAGCCAGAGATCAGCCTGTTGTCAGTCAGTACTATAGAGCCAGAGATCAGCCTGTTGTCAGTCAGTACTATAGATCCAGAGATCAGCCTGTTGTCAGTCAGTCCTATAGAGCCAGAGATCAGCCTGTTGTCAGTCAGTCCTATAGAGCCAGAGATCAGCCTGTTGTCAGTCAGTACTATAGATCCAGAGATCAGCCTGTTGTCAGTCAGTCCTATAGAGCCAGAGATCAGCCTGTTGTCAGTCAGTCCTATAGAGCCAGAGATCAGCCTGTTGTCAGTCAGTCCTATAGAGCCAGAGATCAGCCTGTTGTCAGTCAGAACTATAGAGCCAGAGATCAGCCTGTTGTCAGTCAGTCCTATAGAGCCAGAGATCAGCCTGTTGTCAGTCAGTCCTATAGAGCCAGAGATCAGCCTGTTGTCAGTCAGTCCTATAGAGCCAGAGATCAGCCTGTTGTCAGTCAGTCCTATAGAGCCAGAGATCAGCCTGTTGTCAGTCAGTCCTATAGAGCCAGAGATCAGCCTGTTGTCAGTCAGTCCTATAGAGCCAGAGATCAGCCTGTTGTCAGTCAGTCCTATAGAGCCAGAGATCAGCCTGTTGTCAGTCAGTCCTATAGAGCCAGAGATCAGCCTGTTGTCAGTCAGTCCTATAGAGCCAGAGATCAGCCTGTTGTCAGTCAGTCCTATAGAGCCAGAGATCAGCCTGTTGTCAGTCAGTCCTATAGAGCCAGAGATCAGCCTGTTGTCAGTCAGTCCTATAGAGCCAGAGATCAGCCTGTTGTCAGTCAGTCCTATAGAGCCAGAGATCAGCCTGTTGTCAGTCAGTCCTATAGAGCCAGAGATCAGCCTGTTGTCAGTCAGTACTATAGAGCCAGAGATCAGCCTGTTGTCAGCCAGTCCTATAGAGCCAGAGATCAGCCTGTTGTCAGTCAGTACTATAGAGCCAGAGATCAGCCTGTTGTCAGTCAGTCCTATAGAGCCAGAGATCAGCCTGTTGTCAGCCAGTCCTATAGAGCCAGAGATCAGCCTGTTGTCAGTCAGTCCTATAGAGCCAGAGATCAGCCTGTTGTCAGTCAGTCCTATAGAGCCAGAGATCAGCCTGTTGTCAGTCAGTCCTATAGAGCCAGAGATCAGCCTGTTGTCAGTCAGTACTATAGAGCCAGAGATCAGCCTGTTGTCAGCCAGTCCTATAGAGCCAGAGATCAGCCTGTTGTCAGTCAGTCCTATAGAGCCAGAGATCAGCCTGTTGTCAGTCAGTACTATAGAGCCAGAGATCAGCCTGTTGTCAGTCAGTACTATAGAGCCAGAGATCAGCCTGTTGTCAGTCAGTACTATAGAGCCAGAGATCAGCCTGTTGTCAGTCAGTACTATAGAGCCAGAGATCAGCCTGTTGTCAGTCAGTACTATAGAGCCAGAGATCAGCCTGTTGTCAGTCAGTACTATAGAGCCAGAGATCAGCCTGTTGTCAGTCAGTACTATAGAGCCAGAGATCAGCCTGTTGTCAGTCAGTCCTATAGATCCAGAGATCAGCCTGTTGTCAGTCAGTCCTATAGAGCCAGAGATCAGCCTGTTGTCAGTCAGTCCTATAGAGCCAGAGATCAGCCTGTTGTCAGTCAGTCCTATAGAGCCAGAGATCAGGCTGTTGTCAGTCAGTCCTATAGAGCCAGAGATCTGCCTGTTGTCAGTCAGTCCTATAGAGCCAGAGATCAGCCTGTTGTCAGTCAGTCCTATAGAGCCAGAGATCAGCCTGTTGTCAGTCAGACCTATAGAGCCAGAGATCAGCCTGTTGTCAGTCAGTCCTATAGAGCCAGAGATCAGCCTGTTGTCAGTCAGTACTATAGAGCCAGAGATCAGCCTGTTGTCAGTCAGTCCTATAGAGCCAGAGATCAGCCTGTTGTCAGTCAGTCCTATAGAGCCAGAGATCAGCCTGTTGTCAGTCAGTCCTATAGAGCCAGAGATCAGCCTGTTGTCAGTCAGTCCTATAGAGCCAGAGATCAGCCTGTTGTCAGTCAGTACTATAGAGCCAGAGATCAGCCTGTTGTCAGTCAGTACTATAGAGCCAGAGATCAGCCTGTTGTCAGTCAGTCCTATAGAGCCAGAGATCAGCCTGTTGTCA CGCTGA